GTTTATTAGGAGAATGTTACAGATTATTAATTAGTTTTCTCAAAAAAGGAAAAAGTTGGGGAAATGTTTTATCTTGATAGTCGGAAAGTTCCACAGGGAACTGAGGAACAGTTAACAGTAGAGTAGACTAAAGGAGAACTGAATGTTAGACGCGTTTTCCAGAGCGGTAGTAGCCGCCGACAGCAAGGGCGCACCCATTGGCGGTGAAGAGTTGAATCAGCTGCGCAAGTTCATTGCCGAAGGCAACCGTCGTTTGGACGCAGTAAACGCCATCGCCAGCAACGCTAGCTGTATGGTATCCGACGCAGTAGCGGGGATGATCTGCGAAAACCAAGGGCTGATACAACCAGGTGGCAACTGCTATCCCAACCGTCGCATGGCCGCCTGTTTGAGAGACGCTGAAATCATCTTGCGTTATATCACCTATGCCCTGCTGGCCGGCGATCCTTCCGTGTTGGATGAGCGTTGCCTCAACGGGTTGAAAGAAACCTATACTGCTTTGGGCGTACCCCTCCAGTCTGCGGCCCGTGCTGTAGCCATAATGAAGGCTCAGGCCATCGCCCACATTCAAGACAATCCCAGCGAAAAATTTGCTGGTGCTAAACTGCGCAAGATGAATCCTCCTTTGGTTGAAGATCGTTGCGCCAGCCTAGTAGCAGAGGCCAGCAGCTACTTCGATCGTGTGATCGGTGCTCTCAGCTAAGCTGGGGATTGATTTGAAAAGACCAATTACCCTACAGGGAAAATCCACATCTTCGTCCATAATTCACTTTAGTCAACCCAAGTCCAAGATAGAGAAAATAAGGATATGAAGTCTGTTATTACCACTGTAATTGCTGCCGCTGATGCAGCTGGTCGTTTCCCCACCACCTCTGACCTAGAATCCGTACAAGGTTCCATCCAACGGGCCGCTGCTCGTCTGGAGGCCGCTGAGAAACTGGCTGCTAACCTGGATGCAGTGGCCAAGGAAGCTTATGAGGCTGCTATCAAAAAATATCCTTATCTAAACGAGCCTGGGCAACCCAACTCCACCCCCACCTTCAAAGAAAAATGCCTGCGTGACATCAAACACTATCTGCGTCTCATTAACTACTGCTTGGTGGTGGGTGGCACTGGCCCTCTCGATGAGTGGGGTATTGCCGGACAAAGAGAAGTATATCGTAGCCTGGGCTTACCTACCGCTCCCTATGTAGAAGCGCTCACCTTTGCCCGCAATCGCGGTTGTGCTCCTCGCGACATGTCTGCTCAGGCCTTAACTGAGTACAATGCTCTCCTCGATTACGTAATCAACTCCTTGTCCTAGTCTTATTACGGTAGGGGTGGTGGCAGGCCCCCCTACTCCCTCCCGCAAAGGGGGGGTTAGTTTTTTTTTTAATATGATTTGACAACTTCTTTTTTTTTGCTAGAATGGTGCCATAGGCTGGCCGTCTTCTATTCGCCTGTG
This genomic window from Geminocystis sp. M7585_C2015_104 contains:
- the cpeB gene encoding C-phycoerythrin subunit beta; this encodes MLDAFSRAVVAADSKGAPIGGEELNQLRKFIAEGNRRLDAVNAIASNASCMVSDAVAGMICENQGLIQPGGNCYPNRRMAACLRDAEIILRYITYALLAGDPSVLDERCLNGLKETYTALGVPLQSAARAVAIMKAQAIAHIQDNPSEKFAGAKLRKMNPPLVEDRCASLVAEASSYFDRVIGALS
- a CDS encoding bleomycin hydrolase, with amino-acid sequence MKSVITTVIAAADAAGRFPTTSDLESVQGSIQRAAARLEAAEKLAANLDAVAKEAYEAAIKKYPYLNEPGQPNSTPTFKEKCLRDIKHYLRLINYCLVVGGTGPLDEWGIAGQREVYRSLGLPTAPYVEALTFARNRGCAPRDMSAQALTEYNALLDYVINSLS